A genomic region of Cannabis sativa cultivar Pink pepper isolate KNU-18-1 chromosome 1, ASM2916894v1, whole genome shotgun sequence contains the following coding sequences:
- the LOC133030811 gene encoding uncharacterized protein LOC133030811 yields MDKSWMREERDTLRFQVGFDAFLEFALKNSTNHDRIHCPCVDCCNVSKGNITMIKDHVYLRGAREDDLFTEEKMALIPNSLKWMIHEFLRLKDKRDIITISVPRGFIAPRTQITLSGEDLQQVATCNYIGNQGMLFGMMHIWESINGLRKFFKFYDPELLTVHGINDEEQSQSFDDAARRLANWLSLMNNNHQMFFIPWNIGMHWTLVVVAPRKIIHLNPVKGRPIPEEIEQMIGR; encoded by the exons atggataaatcatggatgcgtgaggagagagacacactgcgatttcaagtagggttcgatgcatttttagagtttgccttaaagaattctacaaatcacgatcgtattcattgtccgtgtgtagattgttgtaatgtatctaaagggaatattacaatgattaaggaccatgtgtatttacgaggtgcacgggaagatgacttgttcacggaagagaagatggcgttgatccctaattcgctaaaatggatgattcatgaattcctaaggctcaaagataaacgtgatataatcacaatttctgtcccccgaggattcattgcaccgcgtacccagatcacgttatctggagaggatttgcagcaggttgctacgtgtaactacatcggcaaccagggaatgctgtttggaatgat gcacatatgggagagcatcaacggtctgagaaaatttttcaagttttacgacccagagcttctcacagtgcatgggatcaacgatgaagaacagagtcagtcttttgacgatgcggcaagacgattggctaattggttatcattaatgaacaacaaccaccaaatgttctttattccttggaatatcgg gatgcattggacgctagtggtggttgcgccaaggaaaattatccatttaaaccctgtaaaaggccgcccaattcccgaagaaatagaacaaatgatcggaaggtaa